A genome region from Nocardia sp. NBC_00565 includes the following:
- a CDS encoding RHS repeat-associated core domain-containing protein encodes MRPDRRRVRVGTPLRFPGQQHDPESGLHYNLVRVYDPSTGRYLTQDPFGLVPAPNPGVYLHNPTVWADPLGLMPDACKVTVSPMDSDWATKGAHVHIDGKEVRVFPDGSGGIGVDPIRMSHGVPTDAQMQRVQDLLASDPKLRADMIAKARAAMTEMNADNWGNSLNRAIEMNS; translated from the coding sequence ATCAGACCTGACCGGCGAAGAGTCCGAGTCGGAACCCCACTCCGATTTCCTGGTCAGCAGCACGACCCTGAGAGCGGGCTCCACTACAATCTGGTCCGCGTCTACGATCCTTCGACCGGCCGCTACCTGACCCAAGATCCGTTCGGGCTCGTGCCAGCTCCAAACCCTGGCGTCTATCTACACAATCCCACCGTGTGGGCCGATCCTCTCGGCCTCATGCCCGACGCCTGCAAGGTCACCGTGTCGCCCATGGATTCCGATTGGGCCACGAAGGGCGCGCATGTCCATATCGACGGCAAAGAGGTCCGCGTATTTCCAGATGGCAGCGGAGGCATAGGAGTCGATCCAATTCGAATGAGCCATGGCGTGCCGACCGATGCGCAAATGCAGCGAGTGCAGGATCTTCTCGCATCAGATCCGAAACTTCGTGCGGATATGATCGCGAAAGCGCGAGCGGCCATGACAGAAATGAATGCCGACAATTGGGGTAATTCTCTGAATCGGGCCATAGAAATGAATTCCTAA
- a CDS encoding putative quinol monooxygenase — protein sequence MATVVFINRLQPADGKRDALIGLLREFADSINADPECLHYSVHEPIDDEATPLTVIQAHTSVAGFEKHGEWMAPNIPRLVPLLASPPDPPVLLRSVSLGGDPKESFSA from the coding sequence ATGGCCACGGTGGTATTTATCAACCGGCTCCAGCCGGCGGACGGTAAGCGCGACGCTCTGATCGGCCTCCTACGCGAGTTCGCCGACTCGATCAACGCCGACCCGGAATGCCTTCATTATTCGGTCCACGAGCCGATCGATGACGAAGCCACGCCCTTGACCGTCATCCAGGCCCACACGTCGGTCGCCGGCTTCGAGAAGCACGGCGAATGGATGGCGCCGAACATCCCGCGGCTGGTTCCGCTGCTCGCGTCCCCGCCCGACCCTCCGGTCTTGCTCCGGTCGGTATCGCTGGGCGGCGATCCGAAGGAGTCGTTCTCCGCGTAG
- a CDS encoding NADPH-dependent F420 reductase has protein sequence MTTISIIGSGNMATAIGTRAAKHGHTIELMSRNTAKAQALADQIGNGATVGTFGARPAGDIVIVAVLYTGAVEVVAHYGDALAGKILVDITNPFNADASGLVTTAGNSVSQQIAAAAPEGAHVVKAFLLVGLARNGAGFDIALGAEVL, from the coding sequence ATGACCACCATCAGCATCATCGGCTCGGGCAACATGGCCACCGCCATCGGCACCCGGGCGGCGAAGCACGGCCACACCATCGAGCTCATGAGCCGCAACACCGCCAAGGCTCAGGCGCTCGCCGACCAGATCGGCAACGGAGCCACCGTCGGCACGTTCGGCGCAAGGCCGGCGGGTGACATCGTCATCGTGGCCGTCCTGTACACCGGCGCGGTTGAAGTGGTCGCGCACTACGGCGATGCGCTGGCCGGCAAGATCCTCGTCGACATCACCAACCCGTTCAACGCCGACGCAAGTGGACTCGTGACTACCGCGGGCAACTCGGTGTCCCAGCAGATCGCCGCCGCCGCCCCCGAGGGCGCACACGTCGTGAAGGCATTCCTCCTGGTGGGCCTGGCACGCAACGGCGCCGGCTTCGACATCGCCTTGGGCGCCGAGGTCCTCTGA
- a CDS encoding SDR family NAD(P)-dependent oxidoreductase: MGKLDGKVAVITGATSGMALAGAKLFVDEGAHVFISGRRKDALDEAVKLIGRNVTGVQGDSADLDDLDRLFETVKQEKGTVDVLWASAGMGEQGRLGEITEEQFDAAFSLNARGTLFTVQKALPLFNDGGSIFMTGSNASLRGYPDWSVYAASKAVLPAYARVWVSELRDRKIRVNVLTPGQVATPILEEVMDEQMKAQFESVIPRREMGRPEEIASVALFLASDDSSYVNGMELVVDGGTTVI, from the coding sequence GTGGGAAAGCTCGATGGCAAGGTTGCGGTGATCACAGGCGCAACAAGTGGGATGGCGCTGGCCGGTGCGAAGTTGTTCGTTGATGAAGGAGCTCACGTCTTCATTTCGGGCCGGCGGAAGGACGCGCTGGACGAAGCCGTCAAGCTGATCGGCCGGAACGTGACCGGCGTGCAGGGCGATTCGGCCGACCTCGATGATCTGGACCGTTTGTTCGAGACGGTCAAGCAGGAAAAGGGCACGGTCGACGTGTTGTGGGCAAGTGCCGGGATGGGCGAGCAGGGCAGGCTCGGCGAGATCACCGAGGAGCAGTTCGATGCCGCCTTCTCGCTGAACGCGCGCGGCACGCTGTTCACGGTCCAGAAGGCGCTGCCGCTGTTCAACGATGGAGGCTCGATCTTCATGACCGGGTCAAACGCTTCGCTCCGGGGCTACCCCGATTGGAGTGTGTACGCAGCGAGCAAGGCCGTGCTGCCCGCCTACGCACGGGTGTGGGTGTCCGAGCTGAGGGACAGGAAGATCCGGGTGAACGTGCTGACCCCCGGCCAGGTCGCCACGCCGATTCTGGAGGAGGTGATGGACGAGCAGATGAAGGCGCAGTTCGAATCCGTGATCCCGCGGCGAGAGATGGGCCGCCCTGAAGAGATCGCGTCGGTCGCGTTGTTCCTCGCCTCGGACGACTCGAGCTACGTCAATGGCATGGAGCTGGTTGTCGACGGCGGCACCACAGTGATCTGA
- a CDS encoding TetR/AcrR family transcriptional regulator has protein sequence MTELEKGPRGLRRGRGARERILSASQQLFRDQGINCTGMDQLCAVAEVSKRTLYQHFTGKDELIAECLRRFDPDILPEVFDRTDLTPRERLLAAFDVHAPLCPFIAAAVEIPDPGHPARVHARNYKKGFAARLTDTAREAGATNPEQLGEQLALLLDGASARSRVLNTEAFTTAAAIAAVLVDNAIPTAAAPAGASAVEQHGQDDDDDAGRGGAPRSSRGAVAEHPGQGHILDRITEQM, from the coding sequence GTGACGGAGTTGGAGAAGGGGCCGCGAGGCCTGCGCCGCGGCAGGGGCGCACGAGAGCGCATCCTCAGCGCGTCACAACAACTGTTCCGCGATCAAGGCATCAACTGCACCGGCATGGACCAGCTCTGCGCGGTGGCCGAGGTGTCCAAGCGCACGCTTTACCAGCACTTCACCGGCAAGGACGAGCTGATCGCCGAATGCCTACGCCGATTCGATCCCGACATCCTGCCCGAAGTGTTCGACCGCACCGACCTCACACCTCGCGAACGACTCCTCGCCGCGTTCGACGTGCACGCGCCCCTGTGCCCATTCATCGCGGCGGCCGTCGAAATCCCCGACCCGGGCCACCCGGCACGCGTACACGCCCGCAACTACAAAAAAGGCTTTGCCGCCCGGCTCACCGATACCGCCCGCGAGGCCGGCGCCACCAACCCCGAACAGCTCGGCGAGCAACTGGCGCTGCTCCTGGACGGCGCCTCGGCCCGCAGCCGAGTCCTCAACACCGAAGCGTTCACCACCGCCGCCGCCATCGCAGCCGTCCTCGTCGACAACGCCATCCCCACGGCAGCGGCACCGGCCGGCGCAAGCGCTGTCGAGCAGCACGGCCAGGATGATGACGATGACGCCGGCCGGGGCGGCGCCCCACGTTCCAGCCGTGGCGCCGTTGCCGAGCACCCTGGCCAGGGCCACATCCTTGACCGCATCACGGAGCAGATGTGA
- a CDS encoding amidase, which translates to MEWNLQSAEELLAALRAGEVTSVELTDEAIARIERDDKAINAICVPDFDRARAAAHRADQARARGEDRPLLGIPVTVKESYNIAGLPTTWGMPQHANYVPTEDAVQVSRLKAAGAVLLGKTNVPLMLRDIQSFNEIYGTTNNPWDHGRTSGGSSGGSAAALAAGFGALSIGSDLAGSLRTPAHFCGVYAHKPTLGLAAARGMVAPPAPALPVDLDLAVVGPMARTARDLALLLDVMAGPDPLTHGVAYDVALPPARHERLSDFRVLIIEDHPLIPTGSAVRAGVTRVAEALVDAGARVERRSPLLPDPTEAATLYMLLMLSNAAAGLPVDVYEQLRTHAAALSADDRSLDAARLRGMVLSHRDWVEANNRRELHRHGWRQLFAQFDAVVCPITPTPAFPHDHNGGLENRHIDIDGIEYPYFDQLVWAGVATMPGLPATAIPAGRSPEGLPVGVQLIGPMFEDRTPLRLAELLEQQLGGFLTPK; encoded by the coding sequence ATGGAATGGAATCTTCAGTCGGCAGAAGAACTGTTGGCGGCGTTGCGGGCCGGTGAAGTGACCTCGGTAGAACTCACCGACGAGGCGATCGCCCGCATCGAGCGCGACGACAAGGCGATCAACGCGATCTGTGTGCCGGACTTCGACCGTGCGCGGGCCGCCGCACATCGTGCCGACCAGGCGCGCGCCCGCGGCGAGGACCGGCCGCTGCTCGGTATTCCGGTGACGGTCAAGGAGTCCTACAACATCGCCGGGCTACCCACGACCTGGGGCATGCCGCAGCACGCGAACTACGTACCGACCGAGGACGCGGTACAGGTGTCGCGGTTGAAGGCGGCCGGCGCGGTGCTGCTCGGTAAGACCAATGTGCCGTTGATGCTGCGAGATATCCAGAGCTTCAACGAGATCTACGGCACCACCAACAATCCGTGGGATCACGGCCGCACGTCGGGTGGGTCCTCCGGCGGTTCGGCGGCGGCCCTGGCGGCCGGATTCGGCGCGCTGTCCATCGGCTCCGACCTCGCCGGTTCGCTGCGCACCCCCGCGCATTTCTGCGGTGTCTACGCGCACAAGCCGACACTCGGGCTGGCGGCGGCCCGCGGTATGGTCGCGCCGCCAGCGCCGGCCTTGCCGGTCGATCTCGACCTCGCCGTTGTCGGTCCGATGGCGCGCACCGCCCGCGACCTCGCGCTGCTGCTCGACGTGATGGCCGGACCGGACCCGCTGACCCACGGCGTCGCCTACGACGTCGCACTGCCGCCCGCGCGTCACGAGCGGCTGTCGGACTTCCGTGTCCTGATCATCGAGGACCATCCGCTCATTCCGACCGGATCGGCGGTGCGGGCGGGCGTGACCCGGGTCGCCGAGGCGCTCGTCGACGCGGGCGCCCGCGTCGAACGGCGCAGTCCGCTGCTGCCCGATCCGACCGAAGCGGCGACGCTCTACATGCTGCTGATGCTGTCGAACGCCGCCGCAGGTCTTCCCGTCGACGTGTACGAACAGCTGCGGACCCACGCCGCCGCCCTGAGCGCGGACGACCGGAGTCTCGATGCGGCGCGGCTGCGCGGCATGGTGCTCAGCCACCGCGACTGGGTCGAGGCGAACAACCGTCGCGAACTCCACCGCCACGGCTGGCGGCAGCTCTTCGCCCAGTTCGATGCCGTGGTGTGCCCCATCACGCCAACTCCCGCCTTCCCGCACGACCACAACGGAGGTCTGGAGAACCGGCACATCGACATCGACGGCATCGAGTACCCGTACTTCGACCAGCTCGTCTGGGCCGGTGTGGCGACCATGCCCGGTCTGCCCGCCACCGCCATCCCTGCGGGCCGGTCCCCCGAGGGGCTGCCGGTGGGAGTGCAGCTCATCGGTCCGATGTTCGAGGACCGCACCCCATTACGGCTGGCCGAACTGCTCGAGCAGCAGCTCGGCGGCTTCCTGACACCGAAGTAG
- a CDS encoding class I SAM-dependent methyltransferase: MDNEGPSRTALVTAYARAYHQIVDRPRILTDPLAARLLGVTVDELTELGRPAEDRPGSGVGPGILRLGVSDRPRRLFFAARARFAEDRVAEAVAAGVRQVVILGAGLDTFAYRNPHPGLRVFEVDHPATQAWKHQRLAASGIDQPERLTFVPVDFETDTLATRLEAAGFSRTDPAVFVWLGVVFYLTPDAARTTLEYIARQSEPVEVIFDYLQSADTDEDRAQLQVRANRAAAVGEPWFSYFTPDDIAAQLRALGFTDVEDHSAADLIAGYLDGSAEFEGEPPQALRPVRILRASR; the protein is encoded by the coding sequence ATGGACAATGAGGGACCCAGCCGGACAGCGCTCGTGACTGCTTACGCCCGTGCCTATCATCAAATTGTTGACCGGCCAAGGATTCTTACCGATCCACTGGCGGCACGTCTGCTGGGTGTCACTGTGGATGAGCTGACCGAATTGGGCCGGCCCGCAGAGGATCGTCCCGGTAGCGGTGTCGGCCCGGGAATTCTGCGGCTGGGTGTCAGTGATCGGCCGCGCCGCCTGTTCTTTGCTGCTCGTGCCCGTTTCGCCGAGGATCGTGTGGCCGAAGCCGTCGCTGCCGGCGTGCGACAGGTCGTGATCCTCGGCGCGGGCCTGGATACCTTCGCCTACCGCAACCCTCATCCTGGCCTGCGTGTATTCGAGGTCGACCATCCCGCTACCCAAGCGTGGAAACACCAACGCCTGGCCGCATCCGGTATCGACCAGCCCGAGCGGTTGACTTTCGTGCCGGTCGACTTCGAAACCGACACACTGGCAACACGATTGGAGGCCGCCGGATTCAGCCGTACCGATCCGGCCGTATTCGTGTGGCTCGGTGTCGTCTTCTATCTGACCCCGGACGCCGCCCGCACCACCCTCGAATACATTGCTCGTCAATCCGAGCCGGTCGAGGTGATCTTCGACTACCTGCAGTCGGCAGACACCGACGAGGATCGTGCGCAGCTGCAGGTGCGCGCAAATCGAGCGGCAGCTGTCGGCGAACCCTGGTTCAGCTACTTCACTCCTGACGACATCGCCGCACAGTTGCGCGCGCTCGGCTTCACCGACGTCGAAGACCACTCCGCTGCGGACCTCATCGCTGGGTACCTCGATGGATCCGCGGAATTCGAGGGCGAACCACCCCAGGCACTGCGCCCTGTCCGCATACTACGGGCGAGCCGCTGA
- a CDS encoding SDR family NAD(P)-dependent oxidoreductase translates to MIVITGATGTIGSEIVRELAARGAPVRAVTRNPEQAQVPAGVEVIRGDYHDLDSMAAAMAGANAVFIVGVLGPEDAETDRALVGTARDAGVRRIVKLSAIGTGDPELGRVGTWHLPGEVAARDSGLEWTILRPSTFASNTLSWADAIRSGRPVANLTGTGSQGVVDPRDVAAVAAEALATPGHSGHTYTLTGPELLTAADQAAALATVLGQPLDVVDVPEDVAREHMTAAGMSPEYVDGALAGQAYVRAGRNAIITDDIRQILARPPRSYAEWAADHASAFTSALTDQSAR, encoded by the coding sequence ATGATCGTTATCACCGGTGCCACGGGCACCATCGGCAGCGAAATTGTCCGTGAGCTGGCCGCGCGCGGTGCGCCGGTTCGCGCGGTGACGCGGAATCCGGAGCAGGCGCAGGTGCCCGCTGGAGTAGAGGTGATCCGGGGCGACTACCACGATCTCGACTCGATGGCCGCCGCGATGGCCGGCGCGAATGCCGTTTTCATCGTCGGTGTCCTCGGCCCCGAGGATGCCGAGACCGACCGTGCACTGGTTGGTACGGCCCGCGATGCGGGCGTGCGCCGCATCGTGAAGCTCTCCGCCATCGGCACCGGCGATCCGGAACTGGGGCGCGTCGGCACCTGGCATCTGCCGGGCGAGGTCGCGGCCCGTGACAGCGGCCTCGAGTGGACCATCCTGCGCCCGAGTACCTTTGCCTCCAACACGTTGAGCTGGGCCGATGCCATCCGGTCCGGCCGGCCCGTGGCAAATCTGACCGGTACCGGCAGTCAAGGCGTCGTCGATCCACGCGACGTCGCTGCGGTCGCCGCCGAGGCACTGGCGACGCCCGGACACTCGGGTCACACCTACACCCTCACCGGCCCCGAACTCCTCACCGCCGCGGACCAGGCCGCCGCATTGGCAACCGTCCTCGGCCAACCGCTGGACGTGGTCGACGTGCCGGAAGACGTTGCGCGCGAACACATGACCGCGGCAGGTATGTCCCCCGAGTACGTCGACGGCGCACTGGCGGGTCAAGCGTATGTTCGAGCAGGCCGCAACGCCATCATCACCGACGATATCCGCCAAATCCTCGCCCGCCCGCCGCGCAGCTACGCCGAGTGGGCCGCCGACCACGCCTCGGCGTTCACGTCGGCGCTCACCGACCAGAGCGCCCGCTGA
- a CDS encoding AraC family transcriptional regulator produces MPTTDLIESTVPAPESLRSWITELGCIPRVTDVSTPFTHVPHAGTTIVLPTDMDRRDALVLGPQTRASYAMAEKPAGCARLRLAPGATYQLLGVSAADLADRVVRLADLPGVAADLVNELAALPTEELLPFLEEVLPQRISEESTQRAHRELLRDAVAAIPTAPTIQGLAAGLAVSERQLRNLFSTGIGISPKHFARISRVRRVLTNAGNAPWSHLAATNGYFDQSHMTADFRTLMGVAPTSFLRGDLPAATPCQVPTRF; encoded by the coding sequence ATGCCGACCACCGACCTCATCGAGTCCACGGTGCCCGCACCCGAATCGCTACGCTCCTGGATCACCGAGCTCGGATGCATCCCCCGCGTCACCGATGTGTCCACACCGTTCACCCATGTACCGCACGCGGGCACGACGATCGTGCTGCCGACCGATATGGACCGCCGCGACGCGCTGGTCCTGGGCCCGCAAACCCGCGCCTCCTATGCGATGGCCGAGAAACCCGCCGGATGCGCACGCCTACGCCTCGCCCCCGGCGCTACCTACCAGCTGCTCGGGGTCTCGGCCGCCGACCTCGCCGATCGCGTTGTCCGCCTGGCCGACCTCCCCGGCGTCGCCGCCGATCTGGTGAACGAGCTCGCGGCGCTGCCGACGGAGGAACTCCTGCCGTTCCTGGAAGAGGTGCTCCCGCAACGCATCTCCGAGGAATCGACCCAACGCGCCCACCGCGAGCTGCTCCGCGACGCCGTCGCCGCCATCCCCACGGCCCCAACCATTCAGGGACTCGCCGCTGGCCTCGCAGTCAGCGAACGCCAACTCCGCAACCTCTTCAGCACTGGCATCGGCATCTCACCCAAGCATTTCGCCCGCATCAGCCGCGTCCGCCGGGTGCTCACCAACGCCGGTAACGCCCCCTGGTCGCACCTCGCGGCAACCAATGGCTACTTCGACCAATCCCATATGACCGCGGACTTCCGCACTCTCATGGGCGTTGCGCCGACGTCTTTCCTGCGCGGCGATCTCCCTGCAGCCACGCCCTGCCAGGTCCCCACCCGCTTCTAG
- a CDS encoding lysophospholipid acyltransferase family protein — protein sequence MEPVYRTIIGLARTVFFVEGLKFTVKGAERIPARGGAVIAVNHTGYMDFTYAGLPVRTPKRYIRFMAKKEVFDNNISGPIMRALKHIPVDRSAGADSYLAAVEYLQKGELVGVYPEATISRSFEIKEFKSGAARMAIEAQVPIIPIVIWGAQRVWTKGFPKRLGRTNTPIAIAVGEPIQPDESATDLTAQLRGTMQAMLLDLQQDYAHEPGAYWVPARLGGSAPTLEEADAMDAAEAEEKAARRAVEDSL from the coding sequence GTGGAACCCGTCTACCGGACGATCATCGGTCTGGCCCGTACCGTCTTCTTCGTCGAAGGTCTGAAGTTCACCGTCAAGGGCGCTGAACGTATACCCGCGCGGGGTGGTGCCGTCATCGCGGTCAACCACACCGGCTATATGGACTTCACCTACGCGGGACTGCCGGTGCGCACGCCCAAGCGGTACATCCGCTTCATGGCCAAGAAAGAGGTGTTCGACAACAACATCTCCGGCCCGATCATGCGGGCGCTCAAGCACATTCCGGTGGATCGGTCCGCGGGCGCCGACTCGTACCTGGCGGCGGTCGAATACCTGCAAAAGGGCGAATTGGTCGGCGTGTACCCCGAGGCGACCATCAGCCGCAGCTTCGAGATCAAGGAGTTCAAATCCGGTGCCGCGCGGATGGCGATCGAGGCGCAGGTGCCGATCATCCCGATTGTCATCTGGGGTGCCCAGCGGGTGTGGACCAAGGGGTTCCCGAAGCGTCTGGGCCGCACCAACACTCCGATCGCCATTGCCGTCGGCGAGCCGATCCAGCCCGATGAGTCCGCCACCGACCTCACCGCGCAACTTCGCGGCACCATGCAGGCGATGCTGCTGGATCTGCAGCAGGACTACGCGCATGAACCCGGCGCGTACTGGGTGCCCGCACGTTTGGGTGGCAGCGCGCCTACCCTCGAAGAGGCCGATGCCATGGATGCCGCCGAAGCCGAGGAGAAGGCGGCGCGCCGGGCGGTCGAGGATTCGTTGTAG
- a CDS encoding Rieske 2Fe-2S domain-containing protein yields MQITSVGHAGFHIRTAAGSILCDPWVNPAYFGSWFPFPDNTQLDWDELGNCDFLYVSHLHRDHFDAAHLAEHVNKDATVLLPDYPVPDLKRELDKLGFHKFFETEDSVKHTVRGPGGAIDIMIIALRAPADGPIGDSGLVVSDGETTCFNMNDARPVDMDVLHDAFGHIDIHLLQYSGAIWYPMVYDIPARTKSNFGKQKRQRGMDRARSYIEQVGATWVVPSAGPPVFLDDELRYLNDDRGDEGNIFPDQMLFLEQMKIHGNEGGILMIPGSVADVRGAELSLTHPFEPGLIYDNKAKYIELMAQRLAPVLAAEKASWATDDEPLLEPLKALFEPIMGQSDLICDGIGYPVGLVIGDETVVLDFPKRVVRGPIDGEGRYRYGFRIAPELVRTVLRDNEPDWVNTIFLSTRFQAWRIGGYNEFLYTFFKCLTDERIAYADGWFAEAHDDSASTELAGWEVQRRCPHLKADLSKFGVIEGNTITCNLHGWQWDLESGRCKTSKGHELRSRKLG; encoded by the coding sequence GTGCAGATCACCAGCGTGGGACACGCCGGATTCCACATCCGCACCGCGGCCGGGTCGATCCTTTGCGATCCCTGGGTCAATCCCGCGTACTTCGGTTCGTGGTTCCCGTTTCCGGACAACACCCAGCTGGACTGGGACGAGTTGGGCAACTGCGACTTTCTGTATGTCTCGCATCTGCACCGCGACCACTTCGACGCAGCGCACCTGGCCGAGCACGTCAACAAGGACGCGACCGTCCTGCTGCCGGACTACCCGGTGCCGGATCTGAAGCGCGAGTTGGACAAGCTCGGCTTCCACAAGTTCTTCGAGACCGAGGATTCGGTCAAGCACACGGTGCGCGGTCCCGGCGGCGCGATCGACATCATGATCATCGCGCTGCGCGCGCCCGCCGACGGACCGATCGGCGACTCTGGGCTGGTCGTATCCGATGGCGAGACCACCTGTTTCAACATGAACGACGCCCGCCCGGTGGATATGGATGTGCTGCACGACGCGTTCGGCCACATCGATATCCACCTGCTGCAGTACTCGGGCGCGATCTGGTATCCGATGGTCTACGACATCCCCGCACGCACCAAGTCGAACTTCGGCAAGCAGAAGCGGCAGCGCGGTATGGACCGCGCGCGCAGCTATATCGAACAGGTCGGTGCCACCTGGGTGGTGCCGTCGGCGGGTCCGCCGGTGTTCCTCGACGACGAACTGCGCTACCTCAATGACGACCGCGGCGACGAGGGCAATATCTTCCCGGATCAGATGCTGTTCCTGGAGCAGATGAAGATCCACGGGAACGAGGGTGGAATCTTGATGATTCCGGGTTCGGTCGCCGATGTGCGCGGTGCGGAACTGTCGCTGACCCATCCGTTCGAACCCGGCCTGATCTACGACAACAAGGCCAAGTACATCGAGTTGATGGCGCAGCGTCTCGCGCCCGTGCTCGCGGCCGAAAAAGCTTCGTGGGCAACGGATGACGAGCCGTTGCTGGAACCCTTGAAGGCGCTGTTCGAGCCGATCATGGGCCAGAGCGATCTGATCTGTGACGGCATCGGATACCCCGTTGGCCTGGTCATCGGTGACGAAACCGTGGTGCTGGACTTTCCCAAGCGCGTGGTGCGCGGTCCGATCGACGGCGAGGGCAGGTATCGCTACGGTTTCCGGATCGCGCCGGAGTTGGTGCGGACCGTGCTACGCGATAACGAGCCGGACTGGGTGAACACCATCTTCCTGTCCACCCGGTTCCAGGCCTGGCGCATCGGCGGGTACAACGAATTCCTTTACACGTTCTTCAAATGTCTCACCGATGAGCGGATCGCATATGCGGACGGCTGGTTCGCCGAGGCGCACGATGATTCCGCGTCGACGGAATTGGCCGGGTGGGAAGTTCAGCGGCGGTGCCCGCATTTGAAGGCAGACCTGTCGAAATTCGGTGTGATCGAAGGCAATACAATTACCTGCAATTTGCACGGCTGGCAGTGGGATCTGGAATCCGGTCGATGCAAGACCTCCAAGGGGCACGAGCTGCGGTCGCGCAAGCTCGGCTGA
- a CDS encoding BP74-related protein, which translates to MADFAFTDYSGKEFIIRLNNEQRIAEARRILSGEEQMSTHVMGRIRKTQTDYNPGWSFHLDPETITFFTMAIEVCDSSIVYLEDHLDEACGPFLPGCFWCSWSSRLTREVA; encoded by the coding sequence ATGGCGGACTTCGCATTCACGGACTATTCAGGCAAAGAGTTCATCATTCGACTCAACAACGAACAGCGAATCGCCGAGGCTCGCCGGATCCTGTCCGGCGAGGAACAGATGTCGACCCACGTCATGGGCCGCATAAGGAAAACGCAGACCGACTACAACCCGGGTTGGAGCTTCCATCTCGACCCGGAAACGATCACCTTCTTCACCATGGCCATCGAGGTCTGCGACTCGAGCATCGTTTACCTCGAGGATCATCTCGACGAGGCGTGCGGCCCCTTCCTGCCCGGCTGCTTCTGGTGTTCTTGGTCGTCGAGACTTACCCGCGAAGTCGCCTGA
- a CDS encoding peroxiredoxin family protein encodes MLIEYGVWGSRLVVGVVFGLSAWGKLADRVGTRTAVADFGVPIRWVPAVAWGLPAVEAVVAAGVLPPWTAAWAAFIAFLLLTGFTAAIARLLARGKRPACSCFGALSAAPIGVRTLVRNGLLMVLAAIVGWGALRYPRVPAGLPADNAVGLGVVAVLVALLIWLFGTVDTLRKRLDAQALSTLGAEGLPVGAVAPEFQLLDVAGDRTSLESLLAQGRNVLLVFIHPGCEMCAALARELPRWHARTRQSLTIVLVGNGDAAEHAAWGREVEVGDIPVLVQQGNEAALRYRVRGTPSAVLIDADGRMAAPVARGAIATRELIMSTKTVVRLQTPECNGTPAGARR; translated from the coding sequence ATGCTGATCGAATACGGGGTGTGGGGTTCGCGGCTGGTGGTCGGTGTGGTCTTCGGACTTTCGGCGTGGGGGAAATTGGCGGATCGGGTCGGGACCAGGACGGCGGTCGCCGATTTCGGGGTGCCGATTCGGTGGGTGCCCGCGGTGGCGTGGGGGCTGCCGGCGGTGGAGGCGGTGGTCGCGGCCGGGGTGTTACCGCCCTGGACCGCTGCATGGGCCGCGTTCATCGCGTTTCTGCTGCTCACGGGGTTCACCGCGGCGATCGCAAGACTGCTCGCCCGTGGGAAACGGCCGGCCTGTTCATGTTTCGGCGCGTTGAGTGCCGCGCCGATCGGTGTCCGGACCCTGGTGCGCAACGGGTTGTTGATGGTGCTTGCGGCGATCGTCGGCTGGGGTGCCCTGCGGTATCCGCGGGTGCCCGCTGGTCTGCCCGCCGACAATGCGGTGGGTCTGGGGGTGGTTGCCGTGCTGGTGGCGCTGCTGATCTGGCTGTTCGGCACCGTCGACACGCTGCGCAAGCGTTTGGACGCACAGGCACTCTCGACGCTCGGTGCGGAGGGTCTGCCGGTGGGTGCGGTAGCGCCGGAGTTCCAGTTGCTCGATGTCGCCGGTGACCGGACAAGTCTGGAGTCTCTGCTGGCACAGGGTAGGAACGTGCTGCTGGTGTTCATCCACCCCGGCTGCGAGATGTGCGCCGCACTGGCCAGGGAACTGCCGCGTTGGCATGCGCGGACGCGGCAATCGTTGACAATCGTGCTCGTCGGCAACGGTGATGCCGCCGAACACGCGGCCTGGGGGCGGGAAGTGGAGGTGGGCGATATCCCGGTCCTGGTACAGCAGGGTAATGAGGCCGCCCTGCGATATCGCGTCCGCGGCACCCCCTCGGCCGTGCTGATCGACGCGGACGGACGAATGGCGGCGCCGGTCGCGCGCGGCGCCATCGCCACCCGGGAATTGATCATGTCCACGAAAACGGTGGTACGGCTGCAAACGCCCGAATGCAACGGTACGCCTGCCGGGGCTCGTCGGTAA